In the genome of Candidatus Obscuribacterales bacterium, the window ACCGCGCCGATGGCTGGAATACCAAGTGTGACTGCAGCAATTAGCAATGCTCCAAAGCAACCACCCGTCCAAAACCACCATTCGCAGCTATAATCAGAATCATCTTGAGCGCTGAGATCCACCAAGTTGTCACCACCCAACGATACTGTTTCCACCAAGACGGCCAACCATAGTATGACGGCACCGACACCAAAATTGACGGCCACAGCCCGAAAAGGAGTACCGACATGATTCCCTAGCTCCCAATTGACACATGCTTGAATGGGGAAGACACCTCCGGCCACTGCCGCGATGAGAATATAGACGGGGGCCTGCCAGCTGCTGCTCCATCCTGTCCAGTTGGCACTGAGAGCAGTACCCACGAGGACTATCGTCACATTCATCATTCTCCATGGCGTCGCAGGGGAGGGCGATAGATGTAAAAAGCCAATCGTATCACACACAAGTCCCGACAGAAGCTGCCCCGCCACAACAGCTAGTTGAAACGTTGCAAAGCCCAGTTCCGGCGCTAGGTAAATGGCAGACGTGACAAAACCTGCCCCAAGAACTCCACCCGTGTAGGCGTACCATGGGATGGCTTTAAAACCGTGAACGGGCCAAATACCTTGGCGTGGGAATTTATGGACCAGACAGATCAACATACTGACAGCCAAACCAACGCAAAAGCTAAACACACTCGTAGCCAAGGCGCTCGGAACGGCTGTTTTACGGAGACTGGTGTTGATGCCGGTCTGTACAATGACAAACCCCCCAGCCAATGCAGCCAGGGCTAATGCCACCACGGACGATACAGCGCTAGTAGTACTAGATGCCTT includes:
- a CDS encoding DMT family transporter; its protein translation is MFAELRADQKRLTLSLDRRIQLETAAKASSTTSAVSSVVALALAALAGGFVIVQTGINTSLRKTAVPSALATSVFSFCVGLAVSMLICLVHKFPRQGIWPVHGFKAIPWYAYTGGVLGAGFVTSAIYLAPELGFATFQLAVVAGQLLSGLVCDTIGFLHLSPSPATPWRMMNVTIVLVGTALSANWTGWSSSWQAPVYILIAAVAGGVFPIQACVNWELGNHVGTPFRAVAVNFGVGAVILWLAVLVETVSLGGDNLVDLSAQDDSDYSCEWWFWTGGCFGALLIAAVTLGIPAIGAV